The sequence tagaaaatttggaTATGAAgctctaaattataatttatattctttttttcgttTGATATCTCCATAACCTTAAGTAAAACTTTGGATTTTCACATCCTTTCCAAGAATGTATTTTATGGAGATTAAACACAGATTCTTCTCTACACAAACTTACTGTGAGTTTTATACcaattgaatatataatttatattcttcataatataaaaataaaaaatataaaaaattgagataCCTGTGATATGACCCTATGACGAAGAAGTTCCGATGATTGATCATCATCAGTTGGAACATGCCCATGTGCATGACCATGTGTTGCATGTGTGTGAAGATGCACATGTCCTTCATGCCCTGATTCCTTTTCTACATCTGTGGCCTCATCTTGTGAATGatgatgttttttaaaataagccgTGGCATAAGTGTCAACCATAAGAGTACCCATGGCAGTGCACATAGCCACAAAGCCAGTGAAAGGAAACTCACCCCATGGATGCTCCTTTAAACAAGGCGACGTGAGGTTCTCGAAAGCGTCCGGTAGGACATGAATAAAACCGGTTGATAATATCACTCCTGCCGCAAAGGCCTTAATGATGAAGAAGGTATCCTTCTCAGGGCTCAAAGCGGATATAACTTTGCCAAGAAGTGGAATGCACACGCCGATCGCGCCAGCAACTAGTATTGATACCAAAGCCGCTATTTTGTACCTTAAAGCTTTTGATTTGTCACGCTCCTCATCTTCTCGATCGCACGTGCACTCAGCAACGACTAGAGTCGGGAGTACAACAAGGAAAATCAAGATCGAAAAAGTAAAGAATTTACTATCACTATGAAATCTTTTCATGGTGATCAGTGAAAGAGGCAAAAGAGTGTAGGGCAGGGCaggaaaaaattaaagtgaGAGGCAAAGAGTGTCTAAACTAAAGTGCAGGACAAAGAGTGTAGATTAATATGGAAATGTAGAGAACAAGTgacaaaaaatgatttaaatactTGAACCGTCCTCGGTATAAAAATCAGAAGGTGAGATTTGAAGGTACGTGCACATTAATATGGAACGACTTAATGTGTAATTTATTATGTTCTGCCAACTACCACAATTTCCAATTTTTCTATTGGTATAGTGACGATGTCATGGAATGTCGACATAATTTAGTAGCAACCAATAAAATATTGACTATGAAGAGTTTAAATATAGAGAGTCCACTCATGAAAGACGAAAATTATGTCCATTGTGTCGAAACTAGATTTTGGGATGTGCTACTATATGTAGCTCGTAGTCAAGTCAGCGATAACGGTTTCGATCTTTCAAAACCCCGAAAATAAGACCCacataagagaaaaataagaaaaataggaCCCCaccaaagaaagaaacaaatatagataattgattgatataatggcatttgtattaaaaaaagaacttaattgcAAAATTCGTCTTCTTGTTTTATCTTTTACACTAAATTAGTTTTCTTAGTATTTACTTTACTATTTGAGTTTTCGTTGATCCTTACATTTTAAATTCATCGAATTAGAAagttaatcaatattttattaaaaataagatgttaaaaaaatacttaaaaagagattagaacaaaattaaagttgttaaaaattttaaaatatattttcaaaacgaaaaaatgtatcaaattaaaaaaaaatgtatttgatatcataaaaaaactatttatttttaaagaaaagtgAATGACACTTGATTGTCgataacaaaaatcaaattaagtttaattataaTAGAATTATATTAAACGGTAAATAAAAGTTTATAAGAATATTTAAACggtaattaaaagattaattataatagaatctttttatttaatttaccattttaagttttatacatcatctaaaaatatttaaacggtaaataaaagtttataagtaaactttaaatatcatatttagataaaattatattaaattataagaaaaataatataatcttgCACTATAAATCCCTTCATATGAGATTagtcatattatattatactatatatatttataatattaatcccatcttttaaatatataattgttaacAACGAATCTAGctcaatattatataataataatacatatttatggtaaatattataaaattatgatcg comes from Glycine soja cultivar W05 chromosome 20, ASM419377v2, whole genome shotgun sequence and encodes:
- the LOC114402455 gene encoding zinc transporter 8-like, which codes for MKRFHSDSKFFTFSILIFLVVLPTLVVAECTCDREDEERDKSKALRYKIAALVSILVAGAIGVCIPLLGKVISALSPEKDTFFIIKAFAAGVILSTGFIHVLPDAFENLTSPCLKEHPWGEFPFTGFVAMCTAMGTLMVDTYATAYFKKHHHSQDEATDVEKESGHEGHVHLHTHATHGHAHGHVPTDDDQSSELLRHRVISQVLEVGIIVHSIIIGISLGASESPKTIRPLMAALIFHQFFEGMGLGSCITQANFKKLSITLMGLFFALTTPMGIGIGIGITKVYDENSPTALIVEGIFNAASAGILIYMALVDLLAADFMNPRMQKSGSLRLGANLSLLLGAGCMSLLAKWA